The Chloroflexota bacterium nucleotide sequence TGACCCGCGAACTGCACGACGACACCTTCATCACCCTCGAGCCTGAGACCGACCTCGACGGCGATCAGCTCTCCAACCAGTCGATCAACGATCCGGACGACTAGGCCGCCAGCAGGCCTGTCGGGTGTGTCAGCCCCGACATCCGGGCCGTTCGGATGCTGACAGAGCGGCGCTTCAGGGGGTGGTACAGTGTCGATGTGGCGAGGACGCCAGCCCGCGCAGGGCGAGCTTTCCGCCACTGACACTGACCGAAACGCATGACAACACTTCTGGGGGAGGATGGACATGTACGAAGACAGCTACGTCGACGAGGGCGGCGACATCAGCGAGGATCTGTCGAACCAACCGGAGAACGATCCGGACGACTAGATCCGCCGGGCCGGCCACCGCCGGCCTGGCACCCAGATTCTCAAGACATCGACACAAGGCCCGGGGGCTGTCCCTCCCGGGCTTTGTGCTGTCCGGCGGCCGGGCCGGAGCGCACAAGCTCGGCAGATGCACCCGGCCCCGCCGAAAATCGTCCCTCGGCATGAACCCTGCAACCGCACCTCTCCAGCATCCCCGCTCGAACCCCTCGAACCCGAGGACCGCACGCGCGCATGAGGGGATTCGAGCGCTGTTGGAGGTTCACAGATGCCACCGCAGAATCAGCGAACGTCGACGGGGCGCGGGACGAGCAACGCCCGCGCCAGCGTCCGGCAGATCGAGAAAGGCTGGTCCGTGCACGACGTCGTCGAGCGGGCCATCGGCAACGTCACGGACGTGGACACCGCCCGTGAGATGCTGGTGATCGACGGGCGGCCGGCCGGCTTCAACGCCTTCGAGGTGCCGTTTGCGTTGATCGCGCGGACGGAAGGCAACGATGTCTTCCTGTCCCAGATGCTTGACGCGCAGGCCTCGGCGAACGACGACGTCCCCCACTTCGTCGAGCCGCCACGCACCACGAGCACGACGCCAGCCCACACGAGCACGTCATCGCCCCTGTCGACGCCGGCCACACCGTCCACCGTCCCGACGACGTCATCCGCCGACCCGACGAGGCCATCCGTGGGCGCGACCACTGTGGGCGCGACCACTGTGGGCGCGACCACTGTGGGCGCGACCACTGTGGGCGCGACCATGGCAGGCGTGGGGCCGACCGCGTCTTCAGTCGGCTCGGCGACCTCGGCCTCGGACGTCTCAAGCTCGACCGCCGACGCCGCCCGGCCACGCGCGACAACCATTCCACACGCCGCGACGGCCCCGACCGATCCACGCATCACGCCGATGTATCCGGACGAGTACCACGAGCCGGAGAGTCGCTGGACCGCCACCACGATGACGCTCAGCGGACTGGCCGTCGGCGGGCTGGCGGCAGCCGCCTATCTGCTGCGGCAGAAGCTGCGCCGCAAGTCGCGGATGGAGCGCTTCGCGGACGCCGCCAACGCCTGGGCAGGCGTCGCCGCCGACTTCGCACGGGATCGGAACCCTGCCTGGTGGGGCGGCCTCGCGGCGACGGTCGTGCCGCTGGCGGCCTATTACGCGTGGCCCGAGAAGGAGACGCCAACACGGTCGGTCCGGCAGGCAGCAACGGCGTCAGAGCAGTTGGCCGACATGCTGGATCGCGGCCTCACGGATCTCGCGACGTGGCTGCCGATGGCGGGCGCGGCGACATCCGACTCCGTGAGCACCGGCATGCGGCGGCTCCAGGACTCCGTGACGCAGATGGAGATGCCCGAGAACTGGAACCGGCCGTCGCAGTGGTCCGTGCCAACCGAGGCGGCGCTCTCCGGGGCGCTGATCGCCGTCAGCGGGCTGGCGATCTATCTCGCGCGGCGAGGGGCACACACGGCACGGTCGGCCCGCATCGCCGACGTGATGACGCGCCGCCCGCGCACCATCCACCCGAACGCCACGGTGGCGGACGCTGCCGCCCTGATGCGCCAGCTCGACGTGGGCGGACTGCCCGTCTGCGACGGCTCGCGCCTGATCGGCATGGTCACCGACCGCGATATCGCGATTCGCTCGGCGGCGGACGGGCACGACCCGCACCTGACGCCGGTCCGCGACATTATGTCCAGCGGCGTGGCCTGGGCCACCGAGGATGACCCGGTGGAGGAGGCCGCCCGGATCATGCGCGAGCATCGCATCCGGCGGCTGCCGATCGTGGACGAGCGGCACAGCCTCGTCGGCGTCGTCTCGCTGGGCGATCTGGCCGTGGATGTGAACGACCGCGACCTGTCGGGCAAGGCGCTGGAGGAGATCTCCGCGCCGTCGAAGCCGGAACGCTAGCAGCTACAGGTCAGACGGGACAGGCAGGGCGATTGCATGGTCGTTGATGTTCCCGCAACACTACGAAACGCGGAGTCGCCCTGGGGATGGGGTACAGCGGCAGGTCGTCCACCCCTGCACCCCGTCCCCTCGAATCAGCCGCCGCCGGGGCCGCCCGTCAGCCCTGGCTCGGTCATCCCGGACGGGTCCAGCAGCCGGTCGAGGTCGCTCTCCGAGAGCGAGGTCTTGTCGCGCGCCACCTCGCGGATCGTGCGGCCGGAGGCGTAGGCCTCCTTGGCGATGGACGCCGCCGCGTCATACCCGACCTCAGGCGCCAGGGCGGTGCAGATCATCAGGCCCCGCTCGACCATCGACGGTCCGTTGGTCGTCGCCGTCAGCCCCTCGATGCAGTTCGTCGCGAAGTTGTCGGCGGCGTGCGCCAGCAGCTCGATAGACTGCAGGACGTTGTAGCAGGCGACCGGCATCATCACGTTCAGCTCGAAGTTGCTGCCCTGCAGCGCGCTGATCGCGACCGTCTGGTCGTTGCCGACGACCTGGCCGACCACCTGACAGACCGCCTCGGCGATCACCGGGTTGACCTTGCCCGGCATGATCGAGCTGCCCGGCTGCAGAGCCGGCAGATCCAGCTCGGCGAAGCCGGCGCGGGGGCCAGACGCCATCCAGCGGATGTCATTGGCGATCTTGATCAGGCTGATGGCGGTGGTCCGCAGGACGCCGCTCGTCTCCAGGACCGCGTCGAGCGTGTTCTGCGCCTGGAAATGGTTGGTCGTCTCCCAGACCTCGACGCCCGACAGCTCCGACAGGACCTTGCAGGCGCGGGCCGAGAACTCGGGGTGGGCGTTGATGCCCGTGCCAACCGCCGTGCCGCCGAGCGGCAGATCGCCCAGCTCCTCCTGCGCGTGCTTCAGGCGGCGGATCGCCCGCTCAGCCTGCCCGGCGTACCCCAGGAACTCCTGCCCCAGACGCACCGGCGTGGCGTCCTGCAGGTGCGTGCGGCCGGTCTTGATGACCGGCATCAGCTCGTCGGACTGCTTCAGCAGCGCGGCCTGAAGACGCTCCAGCGCCGGGATCAGGTCTTCCTTGATGGCGACCAGCGCGGCAAGCTGGATCGCGCTCGGGATCACGTCATTCGAGGACTGGCAGATATTGACGTGGTCGTTCGGGTGGACCGGCTTGCGCGAGCCGATCTGCCCGCCGAGCAGCTCGATGGCCCGGTTCGCGATCACCTCGTTGGCGTTCATGTTGGTCGAGGTGCCCGAGCCGGTCTGGAACAGCACGTCGACGACGATCTGCCCGTCGAGCTTGCCATCAACGATCTCGGTTGCCGCCGTGACGATGGCGTCGGCCAGCCCCCGGTCGAGCAGGCCGAGATCGGCGTTCACTTTCGCTGCCGCCAGCTTGATCAGCGCCAGTGCGCTGACAAAGCGGCTCGGGGGCTTCAGGCCGCTCGCTGGAAAGTTCTTGACGGCGCGCATCGTGCTCGCGCCGTAGTAGGCGCCATCTGGTACTTCCAGTTCGCCCATCGTGTCGCGCTCAGTGCGCCGGACAGGACCACCGGCCATCACGATTCCTCCCGTACTAGCTGCCCCTCGCGCAACGGCATCCGCGGCCCATTGCACGGGGATCGTTCGCTCATCAGGTATGGAAGGAGTGTAGCGCGGAACGGGCGTGCCTCACCCGTCCCGCTGCACGATGGCCTTACCGGTCTCGGAGGCGGGCGTCGAGGGCGTCGCGCACACCGTCTCCCACGAGGCTGAACCCGAGCACCGTCAGGGTGATCGCCAGCCCGGGGAAGAGCGCCACCCAGGGCGCCGTCTCCAGCACCGAGCTGCCGTCGTTGATCATCGAGCCCCAGGTGGGCGTCGGCGGCGGCGGCCCCAGCCCCAGGAAGCTCAAGGTCGCCTCGGCCAGGATCGCCGTCGAGATGTACAGCGTCGCCATCACCAGCACCGACGACAGCGCGTTCGGCAGGATGTGCCGCAGGAGGATGCGCCGCGTGTCCGCGCCGATGGCCCGCGACGCCAGCACAAAGTCGCGGCTGCCGATGGAGAGCACCTCGGCTTCCATCATGCGGGTGAAGCGCGGCATCGTGGAGATGCCGACGGCGATCATGACGTTGCTCAGGCCCGAGCCGAGCGTCGCCACCACCGACAGCGCCAGCAGCAGCGTCGGGAAGGCCAGCATGGCGTCCGTGAAGCCCATGATCGCCGCGCCGACCTTGCCACGGTAGTAGCCGGCGATCAGGCCCTGCGCGCAGCCCAGCACGCTGCCGATGGCCACCGAGACGACGCCGACGGCCAGGGCGAGCGGCGCGCCCTGGAGCACCCGGAACAGCACATCGCGGCCGAAGCCGTCCGTGCCGAAGGGCTGCGTCAGGCTGGGGGCGCGCAGCCGCTGCCCGAGGTTGCTGCGGTTGGTGGTGGCCGGCGTCCCGAACAGCCCGATGAGCGTTGCCACCAGGAAGAGGCCCACGAGCGCCAGCCCGATCATGGCGGAGGTGCGGCGGCGGAACCGTCTGGCCGTGTCTCGCCAGAACGTACGCGGCGGCCCGAGCCGGGCCGGCGCCGCCGCTGCTGCCGCTGGGGAGACCGTCGCGGAGCGTTCAGAGGTCGCTGCCATCAGGTGCCTCGCCGAATGCGCGGATCGGCCAGCCCGTAGAGGGTGTCCGTCACGAAGTTGACCAGGATCACGCCCATCAGGAAGACGCTGATGAGCGCCTGCGAGAGCGGATAGTCACGCGAGAGAATCGAGTCGACCAGCAGCTTGCCCAGGCCCGGCCGCCCGAACACGATCTCGGCCACGGCGGCGCCGCCGAGCAATTGTCCAAAGAACAGGCCGAGGACGGCGAGGATCGGGACGAGCGCGTTGCGGTACGCATGGACCTGAAGAATCACGGCCTCGGACAGGCCCTTCGCGCGGGCCGTTCGCATGTAGTCCTCGTCCAGCACGGCCAGCAGCGAGGCGCGCGTCGTGCGAGCCACCAGCGCGGCCGACTGGAACCCGAGCGCCACCGACGGCAGGACGAGGTAGTAGCCCAGGATGGCGACGCCTCGCCCTTCGCCGGCCCCCTGGACCGGGAACCAGCCGAGCCAGTAGGCAAACAGGTAGATCATCAGCAGGGCCATCAGGAAGCCCGGCATCGCCACCCCGAGCAGGGAGATCACCATAGCCGAGAAGTCGGCCCAGGTGTTCCGCTTGAGCGCGGCGATGGTCCCGAGCGGGATGCCGATGATGCAGGTGACCACCATCGAGGCCAGCGCCAGCGCCACCGTGTACGGCCACGCTGCCCCGATGATGACGCTGACATCCTGGCGCTTCGCCAGCGACATGCCGAAGTCGCCGGTCAGAGTGTTCTTCACGAAGACGAGATACTGCACGGGCAGCGGTCGGTCGAGCCCGTACTGGGCGCGCAGGATCGCCACCAGCTCCGGGGTGCGGTAGTCGCCCAGCATGATCTCGACGGGGTCGCCAGGGGTCAGACGCAGGCTCAGGAAGACCAGCGTCAGCGCCCCGAAGACGGTCAGCACCGCCCGCACCAGGCGGCTCAGCACAAACGTCATGCCGCCACCTCACTGGTAGCCGGCCCCGCAGATCCGGCGGGACAACGGATGGCACGGCGTGCCCGCACCGAGGCCGGCACGCCGCTTGATGGGTGATGCAAGCAGAGCGGAGGGCGTGAGTGTTTCACCATGATTTTGGGGATCGCTCAGACGGCCGGCACGTCGATATCCCACCAGGGGTGCCGCTCCTGCCAGCCAGCGCCGGTCAGGCCGGTGACCTTCTTGTTGGCCAGGATGCCTTCCGAGCAGGCGATGATGAACGCGGCCGGCGAGTCCTGCGAGAGCTTCCGCTGCAAGTCGCCGTACGCCTGCGCCCGCTTCGCCGGGTCTGGCTCGGTCCGGGTGACGGTGATGAGGTCGTCGGCGTCCTTGTACCCCGAGAAGTTCGACGGCGACGAGGACAGGAAGTACGGGGTGGTGAACTGGTCCGGATCGATCCGGCCGATGTACGTGCCCCACACGTCGAAGTCGCGCGGGCCGGTCTTCTGGGCCACCACGGCGTTCTCGGCCAGCTCGGGCGTGACCTTGACGCCGATGTCGTTCCAGTACGAGGCGACGGCCTCGGTGACGCGGCGGCAGATCAGCAGCGCCGAGTAGCTCAGGAGGTTGAACGACCAGTTGGCCGGGACGTTCGCCTCCTTGAGCAGCTGCTTGGCCTTGTCCGGGTTGTACTCAAAGCGCGGCACGTCCTCGGTGTAGCCGAAGCTGAACGGCGGCAGGTAGCTGTGAATCGGCTGGGCCAGCCCGCCGAACAGGTCGCGCGCGATGGCCTCGTTGTCGATGGCGTAGCGCAACGCCTGGCGCACCCGCACGTCGTCGAACGGCTTGCGGGCCATGTTGAACCAGAACATGAACGGCGATTGCCCGAGGTTCGACTTGAGGAAGACGGTGTTCGGGTCCGGGTTCTTCGCCGCCTGGGCCATCAGGTCCGGGTCGGACAGGTAGTACGCGTCAAGCTCGCCCTTGGCGACGGCCAGCATCGCGGCGCGGTCGTCCACCTTGAAGCGGTAGAGGATCTCGTCGATCTTCGGCTTCGGCCCCCAGTAGTCGGGGTTCCTGACCAGCGAGAGGCTGGTGCCGGCCTGATAGTTGTTCCAGATGAACGGCCCCGAGCCAACCGGGCCGGTCTTCCAGCGGTCGCCAAGCTCCTGGTGCGCCTTCGGGGAGATCACGAAGCCCGGTCGGAACCCGAGCGACGCCGACACAAACGACGGCACCGGCCGGTCGAACGCCACCTTGATGGTGTACGGATCGAGCACGTCGATGGTGGTGCCGCTGAACTCGGCACGGAACGGCGAGGCCGTCTTTGGATCCTTGATCCGCTCCCAGTTGTACTTCACGTCCTCTGCCGTCAGGTCGCCGTAGCCTTTGTGGAACTTGACGCCCTTGCGGAGGTGGAAGATCCAGGTGCGCGCGCCGTCCTGCACTTCCCAGCCCTCGGCCAGCTCCGGCGTGATGGCGTTGCCCAGCGGCGGATCGTACGGATACCGGCCGATCAGGTTGAAGATCGTCTCGGCGATCTGGAAGTCCACCTGCTGGTTCATGATGGCCGGGTCCATCGTGGCGATATCCCCGAGCACGGCCAGCTTGTAGACCTTCTTCGCGCCGCTGGCGGCAACGGCCGGCGCGGGCGCGGCGCTCGACGCGGCGGCCGGCGACGGCGAAGGACTCGCGGCCGCCACCGGGCTGGCCGCGGCCGCCGGGCTGGCAGCCGGACTCGCGGCCGGGCTGGCGCCAGCGGCCGGGACCGCCGTCGGCGGAACCTGGGTCGCGACGGCCGGCTTGGCCGTCTCGGCGGCCGGCTTGGCCGTCGGCTGGGCGGCCGGTGCGCTCTGGCAGGCTGCGGCCAGGGCGGCGGTCGATGCGCCAACAAACAGTCCGATGAAGCACCGGCGGCTGACCAGCGATCCGCCCTGCGGCGTGGAGCGATGCGCGTGTGGCATAGATGTTGACCTCTCGTCGGGGTAGGGCCGCCCAGGCGACCCGGCAGCAAGCGACGACAGCCGGACGAATCGCACAGCCGCCGTGGGCTGTACGGAACGGACCAGCGCGCCCACCCGCACGAGGCAACGGAGCCGATCGACGCAACGGGGGCACTCAGGCCTGACAACGACAATGCCCCCGGACCACCGACGGCACGACGCTGA carries:
- a CDS encoding ABC transporter permease, encoding MTFVLSRLVRAVLTVFGALTLVFLSLRLTPGDPVEIMLGDYRTPELVAILRAQYGLDRPLPVQYLVFVKNTLTGDFGMSLAKRQDVSVIIGAAWPYTVALALASMVVTCIIGIPLGTIAALKRNTWADFSAMVISLLGVAMPGFLMALLMIYLFAYWLGWFPVQGAGEGRGVAILGYYLVLPSVALGFQSAALVARTTRASLLAVLDEDYMRTARAKGLSEAVILQVHAYRNALVPILAVLGLFFGQLLGGAAVAEIVFGRPGLGKLLVDSILSRDYPLSQALISVFLMGVILVNFVTDTLYGLADPRIRRGT
- a CDS encoding ABC transporter substrate-binding protein encodes the protein MPHAHRSTPQGGSLVSRRCFIGLFVGASTAALAAACQSAPAAQPTAKPAAETAKPAVATQVPPTAVPAAGASPAASPAASPAAAASPVAAASPSPSPAAASSAAPAPAVAASGAKKVYKLAVLGDIATMDPAIMNQQVDFQIAETIFNLIGRYPYDPPLGNAITPELAEGWEVQDGARTWIFHLRKGVKFHKGYGDLTAEDVKYNWERIKDPKTASPFRAEFSGTTIDVLDPYTIKVAFDRPVPSFVSASLGFRPGFVISPKAHQELGDRWKTGPVGSGPFIWNNYQAGTSLSLVRNPDYWGPKPKIDEILYRFKVDDRAAMLAVAKGELDAYYLSDPDLMAQAAKNPDPNTVFLKSNLGQSPFMFWFNMARKPFDDVRVRQALRYAIDNEAIARDLFGGLAQPIHSYLPPFSFGYTEDVPRFEYNPDKAKQLLKEANVPANWSFNLLSYSALLICRRVTEAVASYWNDIGVKVTPELAENAVVAQKTGPRDFDVWGTYIGRIDPDQFTTPYFLSSSPSNFSGYKDADDLITVTRTEPDPAKRAQAYGDLQRKLSQDSPAAFIIACSEGILANKKVTGLTGAGWQERHPWWDIDVPAV
- a CDS encoding class II fumarate hydratase, coding for MAGGPVRRTERDTMGELEVPDGAYYGASTMRAVKNFPASGLKPPSRFVSALALIKLAAAKVNADLGLLDRGLADAIVTAATEIVDGKLDGQIVVDVLFQTGSGTSTNMNANEVIANRAIELLGGQIGSRKPVHPNDHVNICQSSNDVIPSAIQLAALVAIKEDLIPALERLQAALLKQSDELMPVIKTGRTHLQDATPVRLGQEFLGYAGQAERAIRRLKHAQEELGDLPLGGTAVGTGINAHPEFSARACKVLSELSGVEVWETTNHFQAQNTLDAVLETSGVLRTTAISLIKIANDIRWMASGPRAGFAELDLPALQPGSSIMPGKVNPVIAEAVCQVVGQVVGNDQTVAISALQGSNFELNVMMPVACYNVLQSIELLAHAADNFATNCIEGLTATTNGPSMVERGLMICTALAPEVGYDAAASIAKEAYASGRTIREVARDKTSLSESDLDRLLDPSGMTEPGLTGGPGGG
- a CDS encoding ABC transporter permease, with the translated sequence MAATSERSATVSPAAAAAAPARLGPPRTFWRDTARRFRRRTSAMIGLALVGLFLVATLIGLFGTPATTNRSNLGQRLRAPSLTQPFGTDGFGRDVLFRVLQGAPLALAVGVVSVAIGSVLGCAQGLIAGYYRGKVGAAIMGFTDAMLAFPTLLLALSVVATLGSGLSNVMIAVGISTMPRFTRMMEAEVLSIGSRDFVLASRAIGADTRRILLRHILPNALSSVLVMATLYISTAILAEATLSFLGLGPPPPTPTWGSMINDGSSVLETAPWVALFPGLAITLTVLGFSLVGDGVRDALDARLRDR
- a CDS encoding CBS domain-containing protein; the encoded protein is MTRRPRTIHPNATVADAAALMRQLDVGGLPVCDGSRLIGMVTDRDIAIRSAADGHDPHLTPVRDIMSSGVAWATEDDPVEEAARIMREHRIRRLPIVDERHSLVGVVSLGDLAVDVNDRDLSGKALEEISAPSKPER